In Polyodon spathula isolate WHYD16114869_AA chromosome 11, ASM1765450v1, whole genome shotgun sequence, one genomic interval encodes:
- the LOC121323589 gene encoding ubiquitin-conjugating enzyme E2 G2, with protein MAGTALKRLMAEYKQLTLNPPEGIVAGPVSEENFFEWEALIMGPEDTCFEGGVFPAILSFPSDYPLSPPKMRFTCEMFHPNIYPDGRVCISILHAPGDDPMGYESSAERWSPVQSVEKILLSVVSMLAEPNDESGANVDASKMWREERDQFFKIAEQIVKKSLGL; from the exons ATGGCGGGGACAGCGCTGAAACGACTCATGGCGGAATATAAAC AACTCACATTGAATCCACCAGAGGGGATTGTGGCAG GCCCTGTCAGTGAAGAGAATTTCTTTGAATGGGAGGCTTTGATCAT GGGCCCGGAAGATACCTGTTTCGAAGGAGGTGTTTTCCCAGCAATCCTGAGTTTTCCTTCAGACTATCCTCTGAGCCCTCCGAAGATGAGATTTACCTGTGAAATGTTCCACCCGAACA TCTACCCAGACGGTCGAGTGTGTATCTCCATCCTTCATGCCCCAGGTGATGACCCGATGGGATATGAGAGCAGTGCTGAGAGGTGGAGTCCAGTTCAGAGTGTTGAGAAAATCCTCTTGTCAGTCGTCAGCATGCTTGCTG AGCCCAACGATGAGAGTGGAGCCAACGTGGACGCGTCGAAGATGTGGCGTGAAGAAAGAGACCAGTTTTTCAAAATAGCTGAACAGATTGTGAAGAAATCCCTGGGACTTTAA